The following nucleotide sequence is from Psychrobacter alimentarius.
CATTTAAGCGCGAAATGATTAATATCATACAACGAGAGCCTGAAAGTTTTAACAAGCCCAATAAAGGTTTAGAGAGCTATTTACCAAAGATTAAACACTAATGTTTTTTCAAATATCCGTTAAAGTCAAAAGAACCACCGTTTTTTCTTCTTAGCCGTCGCGACGATTGAATCGTCTTTTTTTTCTTGCTCTTGCTCTTGCTCTGGTTTAAGTGGCGGCTCATCGCTCATTTCAGCTTGCTTAAACTCTAGCAGTCTTACTTGTGCGAAATCTTGGATACTGGCGTTGGCTTTATCCAGCGTTTTGTTTAACTGTCCTATCTGCTGCTGATAATTTTCAATTAACTTTTTTTGATCGCTTACCTGTTGGCTGAGGTGTTCATTCTTGAGCTTTTCAAGCGCTAATAGGTGTTCAATGTCCGTATTGTACTGAACACTTTGACTGTTCAGAGGTGTACTTTGGACAGTGTTCACTGAACGTTCAGTACGTTTTTTAGAAATGGGCTCGCCAAACACGCGCAACATTTCTGAAACGTCTATTTTCTTATCTGCTGTTCTAGAAAGCTCACCATCATTGACCTTCTGATAGATCGTGGTTCTTGATACCCCCCATTCTTTTGCCGCTTTTGTCACCGATATGTTCATTGTTCACCTAGTGTTCAAGTACGTTTTTAGTGTCTGTACAGTACAACTGTTCAGAACGTTCAGTGAACAACTATGGCACTAACCCGTCTATGAGGCAAATTATAAATAATCTGCTGTGTAAATCAGACGATTAGTTATATAGCACTCACTTTATTGAACAAATATAGGGTATTATTAATGCTTGAAAACAGTGTTTTGGGTATTAAAGAAAGTAGGTTCTATGAAAAAAGTTATTCTAAGTATGGCGTTATCTCTCTTTGCTTTATCTTCTCAGGCAGCAGTTACAGTCACTGATAATCCATTTTATAGTGATGTTGAGGTAGAGCATCCGTTGTTTGCTAAAGGTGCTGGCGGCTCTCAATGCAAAGGCTTACCGCGCACTTGTGGGCAGATGGTTAGCTGTGAACAAGCCAAACAAGCACTCAAATGTGGAAATACCAAGCTAGATCGTGATAAGGACGGCGTACCATGCGAATCAATATGTCCAGGTGGTTAATTGCAGTAGCGTCTATCGTTATGATTGGGTGCAGCTCAGGCAATACAGAAGATGATCTGTATGGTTCAGGATTTATTGAAGTGAATGAGCAGACATGGAATAAAGATTACACAACACCTTATCCGTTTACGGTGGCTGAGGGTGAGATTGCGTGTGCCTCAAATCCTTCCTTTGGTCGTGAGGTGTTTTTTCATCCTAAGGGTTACACCGATGAATCTTACGTTGGTATACCGCTCAATAAAGCAGCGGTAGATGGCTTAAAGCTAAGTCGTTTAACGCCAAATGTGCCTTATAGTGTCAAGGAAGGTGCTGATCTTAATGAGGCCGTACAAATTGGGTTGAGAGTGTGTGATGAGCAAGAGAATGAGCTTGCGAATTATTAAGTTCGGTACCCTAGTGAGGACTTGAACCTTTGGTTAGAGGTTAATAGTATCAATATTTCAAATCGCTAAAATAGTCCCAGTGTACTTACCATACAAATTTTATTTGTGATCGGTGCGCTATACAGACAGCAATACTCAGCATGAGTATTGCTGTCTGTATATGTGATAGCGTAGGTCAGCATTATAATATTAAGCTTATATAACTATAAAATAGATACTTCTAGCCAATACACAGGTGTTTTCCCTCTAGAAGCTTGAGAACGTGGCTGAAGAATACGCAATTCATATTTACCTGAATATGGGAGCGTGTAATAACCTTGATCGTCCACT
It contains:
- a CDS encoding plasmid replication DNA-binding protein codes for the protein MNISVTKAAKEWGVSRTTIYQKVNDGELSRTADKKIDVSEMLRVFGEPISKKRTERSVNTVQSTPLNSQSVQYNTDIEHLLALEKLKNEHLSQQVSDQKKLIENYQQQIGQLNKTLDKANASIQDFAQVRLLEFKQAEMSDEPPLKPEQEQEQEKKDDSIVATAKKKKRWFF
- a CDS encoding excalibur calcium-binding domain-containing protein yields the protein MKKVILSMALSLFALSSQAAVTVTDNPFYSDVEVEHPLFAKGAGGSQCKGLPRTCGQMVSCEQAKQALKCGNTKLDRDKDGVPCESICPGG